The sequence ACCATGACGTTTTCGGGCTTGAAATCCAGGTGCATGAAACCGCTCTCGTGCACGTGCTCGAGCGCGATCGCCATGTCGATCAAAATGTTGCCGATGTTTTCGGTGAGTACCGGATCGTTGCGCGCGAAGAGCAGTTTCAGATTTTCGCCTTCGACATATTCCATCGCCAGGTAAAGATCGCCTTCAATCCTGCCGTGAGCGACGTAACTAATGACGTATTCGTGGTTGTGAATCCGGGAGAGGATTTCGCAGCCGCGGAGAAAACGGCGTTTGGCGGTAAAATTGAAACGGAGGTGATGGTGCAACAGGCGTATGGCCACCGGTTTGTTTTGCGCGTCAGTTGCGAGCCAGATGCTGGCCATGCCGCCGCTGTTGATCAGTTCCTGCAAAACGTAAGAACCGAACTGGCCGGGCTGGCGCAGCTCAACTCCGCCCGCTTCTGAGCGTCCAAATAAAGACATCGTAAAAA is a genomic window of Candidatus Angelobacter sp. containing:
- a CDS encoding serine/threonine-protein kinase, which encodes MSLFGRSEAGGVELRQPGQFGSYVLQELINSGGMASIWLATDAQNKPVAIRLLHHHLRFNFTAKRRFLRGCEILSRIHNHEYVISYVAHGRIEGDLYLAMEYVEGENLKLLFARNDPVLTENIGNILIDMAIALEHVHESGFMHLDFKPENVMVTRNASVRLVDFDSAQPKPDKPKKMSENPGTPAYMAPEQIRRQPLDHRADIFSYGVSAYELLTNRKPFAGDTADDILRKQLDRSLEFVAPRELNPDIPAALEKVILKCLERDADKRYPYMSVLVRDVQAALYV